From Triticum urartu cultivar G1812 chromosome 2, Tu2.1, whole genome shotgun sequence, a single genomic window includes:
- the LOC125541041 gene encoding uncharacterized protein LOC125541041: MRRTTSRRWGPYRRAGQTSASGAGASAVTVDRLSALPDALLHHIMSFLKAWEVVPTCVLARRWRHLWASAPCIDLRVRHSSFRDANPPEEFRDFVDSLFLHRDVSASVDTLRLRSSDDYVGFDEKDANSWIRTAIGRKARVIHLVGHRKGVASLDRVPFVSCHLKILKLSYAMLDDRILGQLSSSCKSLEELDLKDCLVTGPGIVSTSLKTLIMLKCTFNWEFLITAPNLVLLRLITPSVRVPSFMNFGSLVTSTIILDDSLLCDDFGYISDEDNFDETTDDDNHNDDKSENYKIHDDCSLSDDDFGYISDDNFGYISDDNFGCISDDGDFDKFGFGYGFPKGRYGHSRYKDNYDYGSDIDSDDNTYEYSEIANDAKYGYKGAKLSSEDGKYGGNSGGNYSKILGGHNMLESLSTATSLELLTDAGEVALSRELKRCPTFSNLKTLSLGEWCMAADFDALIFLLQHSPNIKRLFLQLKLNFGMRKALETGIKLERRSFTCKDLRMVKIKCSKDDGRVHTLAHMFSANGIPLQYIYVRRSGNAHLRGQKFMRELAKQELDECGDDWM, from the exons ATGCGCCGGACAACCTCCCGGCGCTGGGGGCCTTACCGCCGCGCTGGCCAGACGTCAGCCTCCGGCGCCGGCGCCAGCGCCGTCACTGTCGACCGCCTCAGCGCCCTACCGGACGCGCTCCTGCACCACATCATGTCGTTCCTGAAGGCGTGGGAGGTGGTGCCCACCTGCGTGCTCGCGCGGCGCTGGCGCCACCTCTGGGCGTCCGCGCCCTGCATCGACCTCCGCGTGCGCCACTCCTCCTTCCGCGATGCCAACCCGCCGGAGGAGTTCCGTGACTTCGTGGACAGCCTCTTCCTCCACCGTGATGTGTCCGCGTCGGTGGACACGCTCCGCCTGCGGTCCAGCGATGACTATGTGGGCTTCGACGAGAAAGATGCCAACTCGTGGATCAGGACTGCTATCGGCCGCAAAGCGCGGGTTATTCATCTTGTTGGACATCGTAAGGGAGTCGCGTCACTGGACCGCGTGCCCTTCGTCTCTTGCCATCTCAAGATCTTGAAGTTGTCGTATGCCATGCTCGACGATAGGATCCTTGGACAGCTTTCTTCTAGTTGCAAATCCTTGGAAGAGCTGGATCTGAAGGATTGCTTGGTCACTGGCCCTGGGATTGTGTCTACCTCTTTGAAGACTTTAATCATGCTCAAATGCACGTTCAACTGGGAATTCTTGATCACTGCTCCGAACCTTGTGCTTCTGCGCCTCATCACGCCTTCCGTCCGAGTTCCGTCATTTATGAACTTTGGGTCACTGGTCACAAGCACCATCATACTTGACGATTCTCTCTTGTGTGATGATTTTGGATACATCAGTGATGAAGATAATTTTGATGAAACTACTGATGATGATAACCACAACGATGATAAGAGTGAGAACTATAAGATTCATGATGACTGTTCCTTGAGTGATGATGATTTTGGATACATCAGTGATGATAATTTTGGATACATCAGTGATGATAACTTTGGATGCATCAGTGATGATGGCGATTTTGATAAGTTTGGATTTGGATATGGTTTTCCTAAAGGAAGATATGGACACAGCCGTTACAAGGATAATTACGATTATGGTAGCGATATTGATAGTGATGACAATACCTATGAATACAGTGAGATTGCAAATGATGCAAAGTATGGCTACAAAGGGGCCAAGCTTTCCAGTGAAGATGGTAAGTATGGTGGAAACAGTGGTGGAAATTATAGTAAGATTCTAGGTGGCCATAATATGCTTGAGAGCCTTTCTACTGCTACAAGCTTGGAGTTGTTAACTGATGCTGGAGAG GTGGCTCTGAGTAGGGAATTGAAAAGGTGTCCAACTTTTAGCAACCTGAAGACCCTGTCCCTTGGTGAATGGTGTATGGCTGCTGATTTTGATGCATTAATTTTCTTGCTACAGCATTCACCTAATATAAAGAGGCTTTTTCTCCAACTTAAATTG AACTTCGGCATGAGGAAGGCATTGGAAACAGGTATCAAGCTTGAGAGGAGATCATTTACTTGCAAAGACCTTAGAATGGTTAAGATCAAATGTTCAAAGGATGATGGGAGAGTCCATACCTTGGCACATATGTTCAGCGCAAATGGTATACCCCTTCAGTATATTTATGTGCGTCGGAGCGGGAATGCTC ATCTCCGCGGCCAAAAGTTTATGAGGGAACTCGCCAAGCAAGAACTGGATGAATGTGGGGACGACTGGAtgtaa